The Acidimicrobiia bacterium genomic interval CAGCGGCCGCATGCTGCCGCGCGAGGCGTACACCGACGACGCGGTGCTCGCGTGGGAGCGCGAGCAGTTCTTCGCGCGCACGTGGCTCTGCGCGGGACGCGTGAGCGACCTGCGCGAGCCCGGTGAGCGTCGCGGCGCGCGGGTGGCGGGCGAGGGCGTGCTGCTCGTACGCGATGCCCGCCGTCAGCTGCGCGCGTTCGCGAACACGTGCCGTCATCGCGGCCACGAGTTGCTCCCGTGCGGCGCGACCGCGAAGCGCAACGCGATCCACTGCCCGTACCACGCGTGGACGTACTCCCTCGAGGGCACGCTTCAAGCGACGCCGCGTTTCGACCCGCCGCCGGGCTTCGACCCGTCGGAGAACGGGCTCGTGCCGCTGCGCGTCGAGGAGTGGAACGGCTGGGCGATGGTGAACCTGTCGGGCGACGCGCCGCCGCTGTCGGAGCACGTCGGCGCGCTCGACGATCTCCTCGCGAACTATCAGTGTGCGGATCTCGTATCGGGTGCGATGCACGAGTACGAGATGGCCGCGAACTGGAAGCTGCCGATCGAGAACTACCACGAGTGCTACCACTGCCCGGCGATCCATCCCGAGCTATGCGTCGTGAGCCCGCCGACGAGTGGCGACAACTACACCCTGCCGGGAATGTTCGTCGGCGGCACGATGGATCTCGAGCCGTTCGCGACCACGATGTCGATGGACGGTCACAGCGCGGCGGCGATCCTGCCCGGTCTCGACGCGCGGCAGCGCCGTGAGATCGTGTACATCGGCCTGTTCCCGAACCTGTTGATCAGTGCGCACCCTGACTACGTGATGACGCATCGCATCGACCCGATCAGCCCGTCGACGTCGTTCGTCGAGTGCGAATGGCTGTTCGCGGCCGAGTCGGTGCAGGACGACGCGTTCGACCCCGCGT includes:
- a CDS encoding aromatic ring-hydroxylating dioxygenase subunit alpha, with the protein product MSSNGAVAPAPVDPELLRRVLDPTGSGRMLPREAYTDDAVLAWEREQFFARTWLCAGRVSDLREPGERRGARVAGEGVLLVRDARRQLRAFANTCRHRGHELLPCGATAKRNAIHCPYHAWTYSLEGTLQATPRFDPPPGFDPSENGLVPLRVEEWNGWAMVNLSGDAPPLSEHVGALDDLLANYQCADLVSGAMHEYEMAANWKLPIENYHECYHCPAIHPELCVVSPPTSGDNYTLPGMFVGGTMDLEPFATTMSMDGHSAAAILPGLDARQRREIVYIGLFPNLLISAHPDYVMTHRIDPISPSTSFVECEWLFAAESVQDDAFDPAYAVDFWDVTNRQDWSACEGVQRGLTSRGYRPGPFAAQEDAVQQWVTLVARSYVAGALQPI